From Taeniopygia guttata chromosome 29, bTaeGut7.mat, whole genome shotgun sequence:
CgctccagagcagctcaggaacCGCCACGTCCTCCCACTCTGGGGTCTGGTGGGACAAATCCCTCATCCCCAGAGCGCCCCAGAGACCAcggggacatggtggggacacagtggggacacagtggggacacaacggggacacagcggggacaCGGCCACATGTACCTGGCTCAGTGGGACGCCGACATGGACCAGGCGCCCTCCATCCTCCAGACGGAGAAGGCGTAGCTGAGCCTCTCGTGGGCCAGGAAGTTGCAGCTGGTGGCGACCTTGTGGTCCAGCTCGTCGCTCTGCAGCACCTGGCACAAGAAGTCGATGTAGCGAGCGGCCAACTTGAGCGTCTGGATCTTGCTGAGCTTGTCCGAGGGCAGCGTGGGGATGATCTTACGCAGCTCGGCGAAGGCGTCGTTGAGGGACTGGGTGCGCTGGCGCTCCCGCACGTTGGCGATGACGCGCTGGGCGTGGGCGTCCTCGGGGGGCTGCGGGCCCGGGCTGCGCCGGCTGCGCTTGCCCTGCGGCGAGGGGGCTCCGCCGGGGCCTTGCCCCCGCTTGCGCCCGCTTTTCCTGGGCAGCCGCTCGGCCTCGTCCTCGCTGGTGGCCGCGCTGCCCTCGGGGGAGTCCGGGGACAGGTTCTCCTCCTTCATCTCCTCGGCTCCCTGGGCTCCCGAGGCCAGGCCCGGAGCATTCGCCCCCGGGGCTCCCCGGGCGCCCCAAGCCCGCAGAGCCCTCCAAGGAGCTCCTTGGCTTCTCCTTTGGGCCAGGAGAGGAGGGCGCTGGGATGACTTCGGGAACGGCTCCTGCTGATAGGgcgagcggggcgggggcggaCCAGGCGCAGACCAATGCAGGGGAACGCCAGCGGCTCTGGAGCTTATGGGTTCCAgatttcctctctccctccccaccgCCACCCCGAGCCCTCCGGCACACATGCTCCGGCTGCCGCCCGGATGTCAGGGACGGTCTCGGTGCCAAGGGAGCCCCAGCCATGGAGCTCAacggtggttttggggttttttttaaatgatttttcaaCCCAGTTGACCCCAAAAAGGAATTATCTCCTTGTTTGGGGTGGAGGAGGAGACTTTCACCTGTGAGGGAGCCAGGTGGGGATGTGGAGCCACAGGGGTTGCAATGAGCAGGTCAGGAACTCCCAAATTCCAAAGGAAGAAGCAACCAAAGGGAGATCGGCATCCGTAGGGCTCTTGAAGAAAGGATTCGGTCAAAATGAGCTTGAGTTTGCGTCCATTTGTCCATTTGCCAGGCCATCCcttcatccatccatctgtccatccatccatccatccatccatccatccatccatccatccatccatccatccatccatccatccatccatcccctgcCTCCATTCCCAGCATCCCTCATCACCCTTATCACCATCATCACCCTCATTATCCTCATCaccctcatcatcctcatcaccCTCATCTCCCTCACCCATCACCAAATTCCTGTTGAGTAAATCCAGCGGCTCCTGggtggaggaggaaggagaaaaggaagaggaaatggaagaggaaagggcacaggaagaagaagaggaaggggaaggggagggcaGGACCTCTCTGGGAATCCCTCAGGAGGACAGGACTGGGGCCAAATCCGGAGCCCTCGGCTGCCGAGGGCTGAGGAGctgccaccagctccagctgaggcTCAGCCTGTGCCTGGCCTTTATTCCTTAATTaattcttttgttgttgttgttttggttttgttttttattattttccttttaaaagaaaagaaaattgaattgAATTTTGCCAGGAGAAGGGTTCTGGCCGggggaggggaggtttgggatcGGGGCTGGGATCCCGGAGCCAAGGGAGGAACACAATGAGCTTTGAAgtgcaggaaggagcagcccCACACCCCAAGGGGCTTTTGTCCCCACATTTGGAGGGTTTGTGGCTTTTCCCTCAAACATTTCAATTTGTTCTTTCAGAGAGTGTTTTTCTGGGAGGATATTCATCCAAACTTCTCATGGAAAGGTCACGAGGCACCAAAGTGGTTTCAGTAACTCCTCCAGCTCGCTGGGGGTTTTTCTGGTGCTGCTTTTGACACATCGGGGAAAATTTCAagccttaaagaaaaaaaaacaaaaacaactcaGCCAAGCCCAGCTCACTGGACTCAGGGAGAAGTCACCAGATGGGAGGTTTGAATTTCCAATTCCCACCAATTCCTGACCCCTCTGGACACGTCTCCTCCTGGTTTCCCCTCACCCCTCACATCCATCACCCcccaggaggattttggggggtttggggggagtcTCCTCGCAGGGGACAAggggcagcacagcaggaaacaGCCTCGAGTGGTGCCACcgaaggtttgggttggattttgggaaaattcctcCTGGGTAGGaccccccagcccagggcaggggtgggggTCCCCCTTCCTGGGGGGATTGAAAAGTggaggtggcacttggggacatggtcaGGGTGGCCTTGGCAGCACTGGGGAAGCATTTGGTGCTCTCAAAAGATTTTGggttgctttgttttgggattttctctCCAAGCTCCGTTTCTTTGTTCCAGAGGACAAAAATATTCCCCATTTCATCCCGTGAGAAGATAAAAAAacgaaagaaaaaaaaaaaaaaagaggataaCGCTGATAAATGGGGAAGATGAAAGGGAGCCGGGAATAGCCGCTGCCCCTGGAGGCCGGGAAGCGCCTTGAGACCCGCAGGTTTTTCCACTTACGGCGG
This genomic window contains:
- the LOC100221708 gene encoding twist-related protein 2-like; the protein is MCAGGLGVAVGRERGNLEPISSRAAGVPLHWSAPGPPPPRSPYQQEPFPKSSQRPPLLAQRRSQGAPWRALRAWGARGAPGANAPGLASGAQGAEEMKEENLSPDSPEGSAATSEDEAERLPRKSGRKRGQGPGGAPSPQGKRSRRSPGPQPPEDAHAQRVIANVRERQRTQSLNDAFAELRKIIPTLPSDKLSKIQTLKLAARYIDFLCQVLQSDELDHKVATSCNFLAHERLSYAFSVWRMEGAWSMSASH